Proteins from a single region of Budorcas taxicolor isolate Tak-1 chromosome 11, Takin1.1, whole genome shotgun sequence:
- the GBGT1 gene encoding globoside alpha-1,3-N-acetylgalactosaminyltransferase 1 isoform X5, with protein sequence MKLQYKEEPSQPVAQSQYPQPKLLEQKPTELLTLTPWLAPIVSEGTFNAELLRHIYQPLNLTIGLTAFAVGNRYTHFVQHFLESAERFFMQGYRVHYYIFTHDPQAIPRVPLGPGRHLSVIPVPGPSQWEEASMPRMEAISVHIAKRAHREVDYLFCLDVDMAFRNPWGPETLGDLVAAIHPDYFTVPRHQFPYERRPVSTAFVADGEGDFYYGGAVFGGRVARVYEFTRGCHMGILADKANGIMAAWQEESHLNRRFLSHKPSKVLSPEYLWDDRKPQPPSLKLIRFSTLNEDTAWLRS encoded by the exons GCCCACAGAGCTACTGACACTCACACCCTGGCTGGCACCCATCGTCTCCGAGGGAACCTTTAACGCCGAGCTTCTGCGTCACATCTACCAGCCACTGAACCTGACCATCGGGCTTACGGCGTTTGCCGTGGGAAA CAGGTACACCCACTTCGTCCAGCACTTCCTGGAGTCGGCCGAGCGGTTCTTCATGCAGGGGTACCGCGTGCACTACTACATTTTCACTCACGACCCCCAGGCCATTCCTCGGGTCCCACTGGGCCCCGGCCGCCACCTCAGTGTCATCCCAGTCCCCGGGCCCTCCCAGTGGGAGGAGGCCTCCATGCCCCGGATGGAGGCCATCAGCGTGCACATCGCCAAGAGGGCGCACCGGGAGGTGGACTACCTCTTCTGCCTGGATGTGGACATGGCATTCCGAAACCCGTGGGGCCCCGAGACCTTGGGGGACCTTGTGGCTGCCATCCACCCGGACTACTTCACCGTCCCCCGCCACCAGTTCCCCTATGAACGCCGGCCTGTCTCCACCGCCTTCGTGGCAGACGGCGAGGGGGACTTCTACTATGGTGGGGCAGTCTTCGGAGGGCGGGTGGCCAGGGTGTATGAGTTCACCAGGGGTTGCCACATGGGCATCCTGGCAGACAAGGCCAACGGCATCATGGCAGCCTGGCAGGAGGAGAGCCACCTGAACCGCCGCTTCCTCTCGCACAAGCCCTCCAAGGTGCTGTCCCCTGAGTACCTCTGGGATGACAGGAagccccagccccccagcctgAAGCTGATCCGCTTCTCCACCCTGAACGAGGACACTGCCTGGCTGCGGAGCTGA